One segment of Streptomyces sp. NBC_00576 DNA contains the following:
- a CDS encoding serine/threonine-protein kinase produces MSEEPGSERVIAGRYRLLSPLGEGGMGTVWLARDEVLHREVAVKEVRAPAGLPASEIERLYARLEREAWAAARVSNRNVVTVYDVATDGGRPWIVMEVVRGLSLADQLDAEGPLSPQRAAHIGAEVLSALRAAHEAGVLHRDVKPANVLLSNDGRVVLTDFGIATVEGSSALTMTGEVIGSPEFLAPERALGRTPGPESDLWSLGVLLYAAVEGNSPFRQNTPLSTLRAIVDEELPPPLRAGPLTPVIEGLLRKDPADRLAAEQAEHDLRIIGAGGTLRADTVRTGPYPPPIAAPFPQHPTTPAQPMPVPTAATRPVPPPPDTYATRPAEPDRNRRAAVVLVAGLAAVALAVAGLTYALLNRDRGGDDNGADVGSSSTPQTNNGTGGASSPKNSPSESADEKTSETPSSGDSVKTSQPAQTVEVHVAGSGTDYSGPCPPPNSEAPGFTATFTVGNVPTKISYRWVTETGEAPEQGWRTLSFPAGGDKTKQNKVYVTTYDESGTIKNAIGVEVRDPLSVKSNSVPFSVSCEKEETPTDGVSSPTGTP; encoded by the coding sequence GTGTCCGAAGAACCAGGCAGTGAACGTGTGATCGCGGGACGCTACCGGCTGCTCTCACCGCTCGGTGAGGGCGGTATGGGCACGGTGTGGCTGGCCCGCGACGAGGTGCTGCACCGCGAGGTCGCCGTCAAGGAGGTGCGCGCGCCCGCCGGACTGCCGGCCTCCGAGATCGAGCGGCTGTACGCAAGGCTGGAGCGCGAGGCCTGGGCCGCGGCCCGCGTCTCGAACCGGAACGTCGTGACGGTGTACGACGTGGCGACCGACGGGGGCCGGCCCTGGATCGTCATGGAGGTGGTCCGCGGGCTCTCGCTCGCCGATCAGCTGGACGCCGAGGGGCCGCTCTCGCCGCAGCGGGCCGCTCACATCGGCGCGGAGGTGCTCTCCGCGCTCCGGGCGGCGCACGAGGCCGGGGTGCTGCATCGGGACGTAAAACCGGCCAACGTGCTCCTGTCGAACGACGGCCGAGTCGTACTCACCGACTTCGGCATCGCGACCGTCGAGGGCAGCTCGGCACTCACCATGACCGGCGAGGTCATCGGCTCCCCCGAGTTCCTCGCGCCCGAGCGGGCGTTGGGGCGCACCCCCGGCCCCGAGTCCGACCTGTGGTCGCTGGGCGTGCTGCTGTACGCGGCGGTCGAGGGCAACTCCCCCTTCCGGCAGAACACCCCGCTCAGCACCCTGCGCGCCATCGTCGACGAGGAGTTGCCGCCGCCTCTCCGGGCCGGGCCGCTGACGCCCGTCATCGAGGGGCTGCTGCGCAAGGATCCGGCCGACCGTCTCGCCGCCGAGCAGGCCGAGCACGATCTGCGGATCATCGGCGCGGGGGGCACCCTGCGCGCGGACACCGTCCGGACGGGCCCGTACCCGCCGCCGATCGCGGCACCCTTCCCGCAGCACCCGACGACGCCCGCGCAGCCGATGCCCGTTCCCACGGCGGCGACCCGGCCCGTGCCGCCTCCCCCGGACACCTATGCGACCCGACCGGCCGAACCGGACCGCAACCGCCGGGCGGCCGTCGTCCTGGTCGCGGGCCTTGCGGCCGTCGCGCTGGCGGTGGCCGGGCTGACGTACGCGCTGCTGAACCGCGACCGCGGCGGGGACGACAACGGCGCCGACGTCGGCAGCAGCAGCACCCCGCAGACCAACAACGGTACGGGCGGCGCGAGTTCGCCGAAGAACAGCCCCAGCGAGTCCGCCGACGAGAAGACGAGCGAGACTCCGAGCAGCGGTGACAGCGTCAAGACCTCGCAGCCGGCACAGACCGTGGAGGTCCACGTCGCCGGCTCGGGCACCGACTACTCGGGGCCCTGTCCGCCCCCCAACTCGGAGGCGCCCGGGTTCACGGCCACCTTCACGGTGGGCAACGTGCCGACGAAGATCTCCTACCGCTGGGTCACGGAGACGGGCGAGGCGCCGGAGCAGGGCTGGCGAACCCTGTCGTTCCCGGCGGGCGGCGACAAGACCAAGCAGAACAAGGTCTACGTGACGACGTACGACGAGAGCGGGACGATCAAGAACGCGATCGGGGTGGAGGTCCGCGACCCGCTGAGCGTGAAGTCCAACTCGGTGCCGTTCTCCGTGTCTTGCGAGAAAGAGGAGACCCCGACGGACGGGGTCTCCTCTCCCACCGGGACGCCCTGA
- a CDS encoding urease accessory protein UreH domain-containing protein, giving the protein MKPRRVAASGAALFTAACALVLVPASAASAHPLGNFTVNRYDGLVVAPGQLRVAHVEDLAEIPATQAKPDIDKLGLTDWAGQRCATAAQGSKVTVAGRTVALAVGSAKASTRPGQAGLNTLRVECGLTAALPEVAEGDTVSLGFHSAGTESGPGWREITARGDRMTLAESDVPQKSVSGELTSYPQELLSSPADTATAALQVGPGGPALVESGEKDAPASSVLPRGADRWTRALDSLVARHDLTIGFAALALVIAIFLGAMHALAPGHGKTLMAATAAARGGKARLRDVMPLAASVTVTHTLGVVALGLLVTAGSAAAPSVIAWLGVASGVLVTGAGLSLTRRAWRQRAHERTHAQSHPHPHPHPHPHDHGHDHSHDHEHPHSHTHAAEKAPERELVLAHASHAHTPTDTAPAPAAAHDHHHDHDHDHEHHDHKHANTTLEHTHGGFTHTHAIAPTLRGTILLGFAGGLVPSPSAVVVLVGAAALGKAWFGFLLVLAYGVGLALTLTGAGFLVVKLGSGANRLLDRRPGLAGGPVVTLVRRTAPLASAFLVVALGAGLVLKGAASAFG; this is encoded by the coding sequence GTGAAGCCCCGTCGTGTGGCCGCCTCCGGCGCCGCCCTGTTCACGGCCGCCTGCGCGCTCGTGCTGGTTCCCGCCTCGGCCGCGAGCGCGCATCCGCTCGGCAACTTCACCGTCAACCGGTACGACGGTCTCGTTGTCGCCCCCGGACAGCTCCGGGTCGCCCATGTCGAGGACCTCGCCGAGATCCCGGCGACCCAGGCCAAGCCCGACATCGACAAGCTGGGTCTGACCGACTGGGCCGGGCAGCGGTGCGCGACTGCCGCGCAGGGCAGCAAGGTCACCGTCGCGGGGCGCACGGTCGCGCTCGCCGTCGGGAGCGCCAAGGCGAGCACACGGCCCGGTCAGGCCGGCCTCAACACCCTGCGCGTGGAGTGCGGACTCACGGCCGCCCTCCCCGAGGTCGCCGAAGGTGACACCGTCTCCCTCGGCTTCCACAGCGCGGGCACCGAGTCGGGGCCCGGCTGGCGGGAGATCACCGCGCGGGGCGACCGGATGACGCTTGCCGAGTCCGACGTACCGCAGAAGTCGGTTTCGGGTGAACTGACCAGCTATCCGCAGGAGTTGCTCTCCTCTCCGGCCGACACCGCGACGGCCGCCCTCCAGGTGGGCCCGGGCGGCCCGGCCCTCGTCGAGAGCGGCGAGAAGGACGCGCCGGCCTCCTCGGTGCTGCCGCGCGGCGCCGACCGCTGGACACGCGCGCTGGACTCCCTCGTGGCCCGGCACGACCTCACGATCGGCTTCGCCGCGCTGGCTCTGGTCATCGCGATCTTCCTCGGCGCGATGCACGCGCTCGCCCCGGGTCACGGCAAGACCCTGATGGCGGCCACGGCAGCCGCCCGGGGCGGCAAGGCCCGGCTGCGCGATGTCATGCCGCTGGCCGCCTCGGTGACGGTCACCCACACGCTCGGCGTGGTCGCCCTGGGCCTGCTGGTGACGGCCGGTTCGGCGGCGGCGCCCTCGGTGATCGCCTGGCTGGGCGTGGCGAGCGGGGTGCTCGTGACGGGCGCGGGCCTGAGCCTCACACGGCGAGCCTGGCGCCAGCGCGCACACGAGCGCACACATGCCCAGTCCCATCCGCATCCGCATCCGCATCCGCATCCGCACGACCATGGCCATGACCACTCGCACGATCACGAGCACCCCCACAGCCACACTCACGCCGCCGAGAAGGCGCCGGAGCGCGAACTGGTCCTCGCCCACGCGTCGCACGCACACACGCCCACGGACACCGCTCCGGCACCCGCCGCCGCACACGACCACCACCACGATCACGACCACGACCACGAGCACCACGACCACAAGCACGCCAACACCACGCTGGAACACACCCACGGTGGCTTCACCCACACGCACGCCATCGCCCCCACCTTGCGCGGCACGATCCTGCTCGGGTTCGCCGGTGGGCTGGTGCCGAGTCCGTCGGCCGTGGTCGTGCTGGTCGGGGCCGCCGCGCTGGGGAAGGCGTGGTTCGGGTTCCTGCTCGTGCTGGCCTACGGGGTCGGGCTCGCGCTCACCCTCACCGGGGCCGGGTTCCTCGTCGTGAAGCTGGGAAGCGGGGCGAACCGGCTGCTGGACCGACGTCCGGGGCTGGCCGGCGGTCCGGTGGTCACGCTCGTTCGGCGTACCGCGCCGTTGGCGTCCGCGTTCCTCGTCGTCGCACTGGGCGCCGGATTGGTGCTCAAAGGGGCGGCATCCGCCTTCGGCTGA